ACTATTCATTCTTCCCTGGAAATCCCAAATGGCCAGCTTCTAAGTACAACCTTGCCTACGGGTTTCTTCCCCGAACCCCAGTCAAAGCCATGGACCCTGTTACGAGAGCTTTCCAAACATGGGCTGCAAACACGCATTTCAGATTTTCCAAGGTACAAGATTATAGAACTGCCGATATCACAATAGGGTTTCATAGTGGCAGGCATGGGGATGGGAGTCCTTTTGATGGACGTGGTGGAATTCTGGCTCATGCTTTTGCACCGCAAGATGGACGATTCCACTATGATGCAGATGAGGCATGGGCAGTGGGTGCAACCCAAGGTGCATTCGACTTGGAGACTGTTGCTTTGCATGAAATAGGGCATCTGCTTGGACTTGGGCATAGCTCAGTGGAAGGGGCTATTATGTTTTCGTCTATTCCTTCTGGAGTGACTAAGGGTCTGCATAGAGATGATATCCAAGGGATTCGTGCATTATATAACGTTTGACATCCAATTCCAATTTCTTGCATcaattttattactttttagTGCCACTTGTATTTTCAACCAATActataaaatgtaagaaaatgtaataaaggtcaagatgatgactttgctgcAACAAATATAGGTCATAACCTGATTTTGCTTAATTAACAAATATCATTTTTCTTACTTAATTACCCTTCCTTCCACAGCGTTTGGTTCAAATctaattataaacttaaaatttatcaaaaaataaatttcactgaaGTTAGTATGACAGAATTTAAAATATAGAATTTAATGTTATATATGTAGAGAGAGATAAAAACTGAGAGAGAAAGGTAGGAAAGAGGAGAGGAAAGAGAAGAAAGAGATAGGGGTACGTGTTTGTAAAGAATTCATGAgtgttttaattaaaaaatatttgtcaTCTTAATACAAGAATATTTAACTCCAAAAaattttattgtcttaaattttttttattcattacaAATTTCACCGAGTCTgatggaaattaatttaatttgtaaccaatttcatgaaattgaatttttaaaattcaattatataattaaattgcaaTAGTAGTACTTCACTTATAATATAAAGAATTTATCCccctcaaaaaaaaaaagttaattatcAAGAATACATTAAATATAGAAtatgttaaaaaattaaattaaagaattaatatatGGGACTTTTTGAGAATAAATTAGGATTGTACTTATAATATTAATACATATGCACTTCAAATGAgggttaattattaaaataatattaaaaaaatttgagcAAAGTAACGTACCATTCAAACTAATTAGAAAACTAATGTACAAAAATATTTGCATTCCTTATTGAATTTGGAGTCTTCCTCTGCAAAATATCTAGGCCGGTAGCTATtaactattttaataattattaaatattagttattaataattaattatttatataattattaaaataaaaatatttagtaaaaataataattaaattaaatatttgatgtaaaaataatgatataatattattaattctaATAAAAATGCTCTCTCTACCTCTAAAGCTAATTAACTAGGAGTAGTATTTTCATGTTCAAACTCTAAAtactaatataaataaaaaagataatattTTAATTCTGATTAAAATATTAAACGCAATTTTAAAAAGTATTACGAATATGATTTATATAGAATTAGTATAGTAAGTAACATTAACGGGTATCCGAATATATGAatttaaaagtaataaaaaaaaaaaaccaccctCTCCATTGATCATTTTCTGTGATAAACAGCGACATATATAGTACGCCCAGCCAATAACATGCACCGGATCTGTGTGGCAGGCAACTGCTTGATGATCTAGATATTATTAGATTATTTAGAATAATTcaagtgaagcgtagacatacggaggctccagttagacaagtagagcacattaggttagaggatagaaagaaaaaaaaaagggatagacctaaattgacttggaggagaatagtacaacatgacctagaagcattacacatttctgaggatttaacccaaaatcgtttagagtggagaaagcgaatctatatagccgaccccaaatttttgggataaaggcttagttgagttgaattgtaTTTAGAATAATTCAAGATTCTTCTCTTACATGTCATTTTGAAACTGCAAAAGACCTTTCTTTCATTATCCAAAGTTTCTTTCagctttaattaattgattttctCTATCTAACTGTTACATAATTTTATGCCCTTTTCATTCTGGATACCAATCAAATTTCTTCCAACTAATCTTTTAATTAAATctgaaatttatattattataatttaaatttatttaattttatcattaTACTCATTTATgttttattgatttaaaatttgatatatgtaataaaaaaatttattaaatttgcaAACATTATGATTACACAAaagattattttatttcttcaacAAATATATAACAACcacttttttaaatttaaaacaaGAGATTTTAAGAATTTTGTAAGATTGAGCTTTTAACTCAGAATGTTTGCCTATTGAATCAACTCTACTAAGTGCCAACTCGAATCATGATTTGGACTCTGATATTAATTATAGGATCGAGCTATCACCATGCTAAAAGTTTAAATTATTAGTAGATGTGCAATTCTAATTCCCTTATTACGTAGCAGCCTAAGTATCATAAGTTAAAAGGACATAAGCCAAATGATAGCCCATTGAGCTATTCTTATTCAGTACCAATAGATTCTAATCCAATAatcttttataattttatttttttttattacaccaaaaaaatatataataatatatgcATTTTATTTGCAATCACAATCGTAATTATTTTGCACTTGTAGGCtagtataatttatataaaaactaatttttttgATTGCCAAGAGTAGAGGGCATGAATGCCGTCAATGTCATCCTGACTGAGATGCCTTTTGGTCGTATTTGTATTTTCGGAATGGACAGAAGGGCTACCGGACCCACTTCAAAAGTGGGTCAATATTACAGTCCATCTCACTATTTTCAGATGCCTCAGACGCGTTTCAAGCGTTAGAATTGACATACGTAAGTCCGAACTCCAAATTGTCTTATTTACTTAATGTccggtttagaataaaattcataaaatattcgtaggtaattagaaaattttaattcctTTTGTAATAGTTTTATAGCATTGTTGTGGACTGCGAGGCATAATGTTAGAACTTTTAGATCTAGTTTGGATGATTTTTGTAAAATGTTAGTTTTAAGGTTTATAGCTGAATTATTTGAATACCTAAGTTTGGTCTGGTTTGGTAtgacgaactgtcaacttatgaacccagcatctctcccgtgttttgtcgatgtgggatttacctagggtgttacatggtAGGCCTAGGAGGGACCATGTGATGCTGGTAATATATGGGCTTGAGGCATGTGGTCTTAGAAGTGTTGTTTGGACTACTTTGCAAattgagtaggtcctaggtacaagAAAAATTCTATCGGATTTTCGACATAAATTAGGATGTTtgagttagtactaataaattcataacataattatttaggtgatcaggATCAGCTATCTCCTTCACCTAGCTGCCACAGAAGTCACTGGTTGAtcggtgagtagatattgattttatttataatttcaatattattatacattcaAAGCATgcacatgcattcacttatacatatatttatatatagagCTAAATATTAGGCATGATTCGTATTGCATTTTTATTTGCTAAAATTGTTGTGGGTGTCACTTTAAGGTAGTTTGGAGCTGTGTGCGtatgttggcgtgcgtgtggtgtgatattggatatgggGAGGATGGGTAGAACAGCTGGAGCATGACTCGCTGGTACCTGATCCTTTTtgtggataagtcggggtgagtatggctttgagttAATCTCGTTGACCTCCGCAtttagattattaagagaaagttcggCTCGAGTGGATCTCGCTGGCAGGTactagattaagagagctgtatagagcATTAGCTCTCATTTTTATATACATtgatgtgacacacgggtgtatgagtgctctaaattatcttttgtgtgaatattgtttgaatttgattgaatatgtTTGTGTGTTGCATTTTATACTTAGGGACGCATtacctttagatagttatagaaattgtatttaaaatcaatatcttactctatgagtcgaacgctcaccccTATTCactatattttttcaggctacaggaggattcgagaataattttccttctttctcacaagttTAGTCAAAGAAGtttaattatgtttttattttccttattttcattctagaactctgcatgtatcggtagtgtaatatttatttagatttgtaataactaaattctatggttgtaatattttttatatgaatGTGCATGGATACATGGGATGTATTGTTCtgaggatgagggagctgagctcccatttgattatgtGCTTGATTGAGAATTGtaagggtgagctaagctccccaatcTCATATATTTTGTGTTCACAAGTTGGGTAGTCCAATTTATGGCTGAACTTCATCcatttgatttcttgaaattagacTATGGATGGGCTTTATAGTAGGGTTAGGAACAGTTAGACTCGCTACGGGTTTGGGGGGCCTTaagctgacccaagtcctagtcgTATTTACATGagatttataaattcaattttaattagaactaatttatatattaatgaaataattaagaattttagaaatatatttataattaaaaaatatatatttattttatatgaaatatttttggaatgaatttgttagaaattaaattaaaagaaaactttaAAAACACTAATAAAAGAATTTATATatttggttggtcaaaattaatttattttcttgttcatttaggtaaattcaaatataattatattaaaatatttttacataaaaaattataaaatagagatagaaatatattaaaattcattaaataggttatttatataaataaaatatctttatatttttttaaataatataaattatgaaaggactttttaataattttattttaaattatattataataaaaattcaataaagtaaaatttaaaaattagcagaattaagaattttatatttatattcgaTACCTAaattttaagtcttaaaaatattaaatttaaatataattataaatattagaaaTAATGGAGGGTAATCTGGTAAAATTAATGTTCACTCTTcccttcatacatttatatattatatagatatatatgtattatatttattaaattattatataaattaaattaaaattatattaaaataaataaataatttaactatgtccataatttattttataactgtattcacaaaaattattttttaatcaatactaaaattttattaaatttaattctttatttttattctcaaaataaataaaattttgtttttaaatattaaaaatcttCAAAAGAAATTTAAAGCAAGAGACCAATTACAATGCTGCCATCTTTATGTGCAGGGAAGGATGTTAGTGCTCAAGAAACCAGACCCAGATAACGCTGCTGCAACTGCTCGTTGGCTTGTTTCTCAGAATTCTTTGGGTTTTTTAAAGTATGCTTCTTTATCCTTTGTCTTGCTTTTGCTTGAAACTGTGCTTTGGTTGATTATTCGCtttttgtattattattattttggtttAGAGTATTATTCATTCTTGGTTGTTATTGCTTCAAGGGCTGGATTGAGTTTTATTCGTTTCTAATTAATTATTGAAGGGAGTAATGCGGGCATATGGGCAATTAAAGAAATTGTTGCTCAATTGGAAGATTTAATACAGGTTTTTGGTCATTTGCTTTTGAAGCTTGCGCCTGACTTGTATTGTTTATTGATCTTTTTGGTCTTCTATGATGACATGAACTTGTTTaggttttatatttttatttttaggaGGCTTAGATATTGTTTTTGGTGTCTGGGTAGTTTAAATAATTTTCAGATGATTGCGTAATCGTCATTTTTAATTTTGCAGTACCATTTCAATGGATTTGGGAGGAGCACCCTTTGGGTAAggtttttatcttttttatttttaattatgagGTTTCTCCTCATAGTTAAGCTATAAATGTATTTTAATGCTCTGTCAAGCTAATTGAAGTACAGGTTAATGGTTTTATATCTTGGCACCTGTTCTGACATTTCAGTTGTCACCTGTTGTTGTTCTTGCTTTTAATATCATGCTACATTGAAATGATTTAGATTTGGCATGTATAACCTAGTTTTTAAAGTGAGGAGCTTCAGTTTTACACTTAGCTTGAACCAGTAATCTTAGGACTTAAAAATAACTCCCTTTAAGTCCAAATTCTGAGTCAGCAATTGGGAATTCACATTCATTTCCTGGGGCTTGTTTTATACTTTGGTCATCTATTGTTTTGCACTGCAGGAATGTTGTTTCATTTAGTGATGGGCTACCTAATGAAGGTAGTGGCATCCCCTACTTTTATTTGACAACTCTCGATCCAACTGCAAGAAATGCATTGAAAGACCACAGGTCTTCACTCACAATCAGCGAACACCCTATAGGAACTTGTGGCAAGAATGACTTGTGCAAAAATTACACTGACTGGAAAGGTATTGCCCATAGAAAAGGCCTGTTGTAATTTTTATTTGGTTTTAGTATAGAATGATGAATCAGCTGTGGCATAAGGTGCCTAATGACTATATGTGAGAAGATTATTTTGCCAATACTGCCACATGTACGCATATATCACAGGCACCTTAatgcttcttctttttttttttttttttttttttctgattctTTTTAGATATTTCTGTAAGTATTGTGGAAATACACTTAAATGCTTGTATATgtgcaattttggtcaactttcaaATTTAAAGACTTATAGGAATCTTCCATTCATATTCCAAGTATgcggtgagaaatggtcaatataGGTTTTTCTaaacaaaaaatttattaatgataaaagAGAGTCAAGAAAGAAGATAGCTCAAGATGGCTAGACCTTTGCCAACAAGAAATTTTAGAACATAATCATCGGCATTATTATAGGCAATATTGACTTTCTTTTCTTTGGATTTTTCTTGCTTAAATTTAGTCTATACTGAATACAAGACACCAATTAgattatctattaaatatataagtcTCACATATTTATGATGGGCAAGTTATTTCCCTTTTGTATATATACTAAACTCACAATAACACCAGTCGTGAGACGTAATGCTGGTCAATGGTCATAGAGTTGAGACCAACTCATTCTTCTAAATAAATACACATATGGAAGACTGCTGACTCATTCTTCTCACCGTATGATGATATAAATAGCCACAAGAGCTTTGAGTTGCTGCCATACCCAATACAAGCTCAACTTTATCATGATCATGGCTTCTAATTGTATAGCTTTTCCCATCTTCTCATTCACTCTCATTGTCTTCATTTCTCTCCTTTCTCATGCAGCTTTAGCCAACCCTAATGATGAAAAATCATCGCCATTTGATTTCCTTAAGCATCTTCAAGGATGCCATAAGGGTGACAACCTTAAAGGCATCCATGAGCTCAAAGCCTACCTTGAACATTTTGGTTACTTGAATTATAAAAACCAATCCCAAGCCAATGATGATGATTTTGATGATTTGTTAGAGTACGCTATTAAAACTTACCAGCTGAATTACCATTTAAAGGTCACTGGGTCCTTGGATTCCCAAACGGTGTCCAAGATGATGATGCCTCGATGTGGGGTGCCAGACATCATTAACGGCACCACTCGGATGATCTCCGGCAAGGAAAACCACCACCATAGCTCTACTTCTTTCCATACAGTCGCTCACTATTCATTCTTCCCTGGAAATCCCAAATGGCCAGCTTCTAAGTACAACCTTGCCTACGGGTTTCTTCCCCGAACCCCAGTCAAAGCCATGGACCCTGTTACGAGAGCTTTCCAAACATGGGCTACAAACACGCATTTCAGATTTTCCAAGGTACAAGATTATAGAACTGCCGATATCACAATAGGGTTTCACAGTGGCAGGCATGGGGATGGGAGTCCTTTTGATGGACGTGGTGGAATTCTGGCTCATGCTTTTGCACCGCAAGATGGACGATTCCACTATGATGCCGATGAGGCATGGACAGTGGGTGCAACCCAAGGTGCATTCGACTTGGAGACTGTTGCTTTGCATGAAATAGGGCATCTGCTTGGACTTGGGCATAGCTCAGTGGAAGGGGCTATTATGTTTTCGTCTATTCCTTCTGGAGTGACTAAGGGTCTGCACAGAGATGATATCCAAGGGATTCGTGCATTATATAACGTTTGACATCCAATTCCAATTTCTTGCATcaattttattactttttagTATCACTTGTATTTTCAAACAACActataaaatgtaagaaaatgtaatAAAGGTCAAGATGTTGACTTTGCTACAACAAATATAGGCCATAACTTGATTTTGCTTAATTAacaaatattatttttcttaCTTAATTACCCTTCCTTCCATAGCGTTTGGTTCAAATctaattataaacttaaaatttatccaaaaataaatttcactaaaGTTAGTATGATGCAATTTAAAATATAGAATTTAATTTTACGTATGTAGAGAGAGATAAAAACTGAGAGAAAAAGGtaggagagaggagagaaaagagaagaaagagataGGGGTATGTGTTTGTGAAGAATTCATgaacattttaattaaaaaatatttgtcaTCTTAATACAAGAATATTTAACTCCAAAAaattttattgtcttaaattttttttattcattacaAATTTCATCGAGTGTGAtgggaattaatttaatttgtaaccaatttcatgaaattgaatttttaaaattcaattatataattaaattgcaaTAGTAGTACTTCACTTATAATATAAAGAATTTATCTCCCTCAAAAAAAAAGAGTTAATTATCACGAATACATTAATTACAGAAtatgttaaaaaattaaattaaagaagtaatatATGGGACTTTTTGAGAATAAATTAGGATTGTACTTATAATATTAATACATATGCACTTCAAATGAgggttaattattaaaataatattaataaaatttgagcaaAGTAACGTACCATTCAAACAAATTAGAAAACTAATGTACAAAAATATTTGCATTCCTTATTGAGTTTGGAGTTTTCCTCTGCAAAATATCTAGGCCGTGTTCAGCGGTAGCTATTAACTATTTTAATAGCCGTTAAATATTAGTTATTAATAATTAActgtttatataattattaaaataaaaatatttaataaaaatagtagttaaattaaatattcaatGCAAAAATAttgatataatattattaattttaataaaaacgcTCTCTCTTCCTCTAAAGCTAACTAACTAAGAGTAGTAATTTCATATTCAAACTCTAAATACTAATATAAATAAGAAAGATAATATTTTAACTCTGATTAAAATATTAAACGCTATTTTAAAAAGTATTATCGAATATAATTTatattgtgacgccccttactcgtctattgtatagccgagcaagaagtgccgctgccggagcaccctatcttgtcttgtcatgtctgttgtaaattttaatgtcatttaaatcaggtaatttatgtgtagaattttatatatatatatatatatatatatatatatatatcttatttctgtggagacccggacagatcctcctctgttttattagcagctggtgggttccactatcacgtgttaacatattcatagtcatctcatatatttccatatcatattttcttttatcatatcattcacaactatttatgagatctcaaaatgaagtgtcttctattgcattcatatggaaatttatagataataaattataagttttcatttcaagtccaaaataaaatacatcataaactagtaattacatcatgactagacataatgaaccaaaatactagtctatacatgggccctaccaaaatacaaaagactgatgaggtgactctgatcggtggcagatctggtcggaactatatccgaatactactgtggcggctgctgatcttcagtacctacgcgatggaaaaccaacacgctaagcataacgcttagtggtgcataatttataataacaataatcaaacaattgaaataatatttacaaattataaattctgggtcttttacattttttattacactttggaatcaattaaaattattggggtctttcctgtttacttattgtatattcagtattaattaattattatcaatgcccaagaaacctataacaaattataaaagctggatacacgggagtatacgggttagacagccatatgtctaccctcagATACATCATCAGCACAAGGCCACTGTCCGCACGAGACTCATacagcttgtaaagccagaaataaagtaggcacaatggccagtaagtaggtatatagcctgtagaacaatcatattagacatatattgtcagtttatgattcgctctataagcagtactgctatctgtagtccctaattggtatatcaatttatccaaactaaataaataagtctaggtatactataggcaattaaacatttttaattattttagcactattcactgttattattttctagtactgttcattggtaccactaatttcatattaatgggacattagtcccaatttacatattcatatcatttttaatatttaattatccttatgagtattttaattatcatatatggcatttttcccatgaacctttctttaggttcatgttgatgtgttatctttatctaggaatttgactaggttaggatgtctatttagtcacacttccttcataacaattgttcctctatgtttaaacttgaatttcagtttttgaatcactgaatttggagttatagaactcaagttatggtcaaaataccataactagtccctttgcctctaagctgtccagaatttacaatttctagtcaataaagtttgaccagtcatttgatcattttattgtcattttcagacttaggttccttcacaagatatgttcctctatgtcttagggactcccaggtacaatttcataatttttcaagcttggtatagtgagttatggccaatgtattaacctggactctcagtcctataagggcaaaaatcaacttcagggcagtatgtttgaccctctttttagggtctttacacttagaatttcgcaaaggtgtctaaatcaatattgtatccctaagtatcatgtttctagatcatattggcaaatctcaaatggaatttcctagtgggagttatggccaaatgaacacacaggtatcaaatggcattctgggttcaacttaatattttctagatttcaattcctaactttggctaatattttccctaggatgcaatggtttctagagcttggtcaaaacataaaaattgttgtactatgtcttataaaacttttggcactagtttcactcaatttgcagctttggagaccaagttatggcattttttccaaaactggtcaagcatactaaaggaatagtattttggacaatttctggattggcagttttagtgactcaatttgtgctaacaatttgatttggttaaaagcaaaactgggttaagtggtcttcatgaaaagtgtagccctatgtctaaactttccatgtaatggcccgacccactaatgatattgtccgctctgggccgaagccctcacggttttaaaacgcgtcaataagggttacgaactatcaacttatgaacccagcatctctcccgtgttttgtcgatgtgggatttgcctagggtgttacaatccaccccccttatgggactcagcgtcctcgctgaggtttgccccaccatcgttcaaggttgcacgcggagcggctctgataccacaaatgtaacggcccggcccactagtgatattgtccgctctgggctgaagccctcacggttttaaaacgcgtcaataggggttacgaactatcaacttatgaacccagcatctctcccgtgttttgtcgatgtgggatttgcctagggtgttacaatccaccccccttatgggactcagcgtcctcgctgaggtttgccccaccatcgctcacggttgcacgcgagcgctcgataccacaaatgtaatggcccggcccactagtgatattgtccgctctgggccgaagccctcacggttttaaaacgcgtcaataggggttacgaactatcaacttatgaacccagcatctctcccgtgttttatcgatgtgggatttgcctagggtgttacattccattggtaaaagtttaggtcatttggaccagtatagagagagttatgaccaaatgaacacgtactgttcatttggtcattttctgggttggcagtttcagtgacccaaattgtgctaataatttgaattggttaaaggcaaaactgggttaagtggtcttcatgaaaagtgtagccctatgtctaaactttccatgggtgaaattttaggtcattttgaccagtatagagagagttatgaccaagtgaacacgtactgttcatttggtcattttctaggttgggttgcagggtaatccgaatttagacagaatttaggtcaagttttggacagaatttgggcatggtttcttcatagaatatgggctattttgggtctagtttcacccccaattggcctcataccaattggggtcacacaatttcatttatagcctaaaatgtgtactgccctcaacaacacaacctgcagaaaatagcacttccaataattcatttctcctccaacttccttgcttcaatttgacattcaaggcacttctaaatatcatcaacacatctcaacaatcccaattgcatggtataatacaaaaataccaaagttaggccaaaccctaactcacaatttcaacctcataaaatctcaatgtaaatcaacttctaatacttatcaaccaacatcattaaatcactttatatacatcatagtcatcaaaaaccatcactcaccatgggtaccaaaaattcactcccctcatagctcacctatttcttttagtttcttacaaatttcactagattttaaccttaactcaaggattaataaaggaaggaaggaagattaggcactaacctcttgggtaacttgttaaacttgaacttttcttcttcttttcactatcaatggcttccttatggagtgggctaaatttttaatgaaggggtctatgggttttggtgaggaggaagcttggaaaatcaagctttagggaagacaaaaatggagggagagagctcccatggtggacggcaaggagagagagagagagagagagagagagagagagagaagagggaagaagaagatggttggtggggttttgtctcttgtgggtatttatatatatacatttatgtgtactttattgttttt
The Hevea brasiliensis isolate MT/VB/25A 57/8 chromosome 18, ASM3005281v1, whole genome shotgun sequence genome window above contains:
- the LOC110633156 gene encoding metalloendoproteinase 3-MMP, with the translated sequence MIMASNYIAFPIFSFTLIVFISLLSHAALANPNDEKSSPFDFLKHLQGCHKGDNLKGIHELKAYLEHFGYLNYKNQSQANDDDFDDLLEYAVKTFQLNYHLKVTGSLDSQTVSKMMMPRCGMPDIINGTTRMISGKENHHHSSTSFHTVSHYSFFPGNPKWPASKYNLAYGFLPRTPVKAMDPVTRAFQTWAANTHFRFSKVQDYRTADITIGFHSGRHGDGSPFDGRGGILAHAFAPQDGRFHYDADEAWAVGATQGAFDLETVALHEIGHLLGLGHSSVEGAIMFSSIPSGVTKGLHRDDIQGIRALYNV
- the LOC131175958 gene encoding metalloendoproteinase 3-MMP-like; this encodes MIMASNCIAFPIFSFTLIVFISLLSHAALANPNDEKSSPFDFLKHLQGCHKGDNLKGIHELKAYLEHFGYLNYKNQSQANDDDFDDLLEYAIKTYQLNYHLKVTGSLDSQTVSKMMMPRCGVPDIINGTTRMISGKENHHHSSTSFHTVAHYSFFPGNPKWPASKYNLAYGFLPRTPVKAMDPVTRAFQTWATNTHFRFSKVQDYRTADITIGFHSGRHGDGSPFDGRGGILAHAFAPQDGRFHYDADEAWTVGATQGAFDLETVALHEIGHLLGLGHSSVEGAIMFSSIPSGVTKGLHRDDIQGIRALYNV